From a single Brassica napus cultivar Da-Ae chromosome C9, Da-Ae, whole genome shotgun sequence genomic region:
- the LOC111211549 gene encoding protein LIGHT-DEPENDENT SHORT HYPOCOTYLS 1-like, protein MELISHQANRNPNTSTQSTPPASSRYENQKRRDWNTFCQYLRNHRPPLSLPSCSGAHVLEFLRYLDQFGKTKVHHQNCAFFGLSNPPAPCPCPLRQAWGSLDALIGRLRAAYEENGGPPEANPFGSRAVRLYLREVRDFQAKARGVSYDKKRKRVNRQKTQTLPQTQPPLPLQQQQPHQGQSVMANYSGATV, encoded by the coding sequence ATGGAATTGATCTCTCACCAAGCAAACAGGAACCCTAATACCTCCACACAATCGACACCTCCTGCCTCAAGCCGCTACGAGAACCAGAAACGCCGTGACTGGAACACGTTCTGTCAATACCTCCGGAACCACCGTCCTCCGCTCTCTCTCCCTTCATGCAGCGGGGCGCACGTGCTAGAGTTCCTCCGCTACCTCGACCAGTTCGGGAAAACAAAGGTTCACCACCAAAACTGCGCCTTCTTCGGCCTCTCTAACCCTCCCGCACCTTGTCCTTGCCCTCTCCGACAAGCCTGGGGCTCACTCGACGCCCTCATCGGACGTCTCCGTGCCGCTTACGAGGAGAACGGTGGCCCTCCCGAGGCAAACCCTTTTGGCTCACGCGCCGTCAGGTTATACCTCCGTGAAGTCAGAGACTTCCAGGCCAAAGCTCGCGGCGTTAGCTACgataagaagaggaagagagtcAACAGGCAGAAAACGCAAACGTTACCGCAAACGCAGCCGCCTCTGCCGCTACAGCAACAGCAACCACATCAAGGTCAGTCTGTGATGGCTAATTACTCGGGTGCAACTgtatga